Proteins from a single region of Nocardioides anomalus:
- a CDS encoding GNAT family N-acetyltransferase, which translates to MVDVERIGPGDERFGAWHAAIAAAYAEGREPGWWESVESARVYFARAESRTRHVALVATDDAGAVVGGAELSLPLDDDVHTLGVDLGVPGPHRHRGVGQALWEAVQEVAAQEGRAVAQAEVLVPDGAEDWPGARFAEARGLRCLEREHRFVLDLPVAPERLAAPATDDPDDTEVVSWVGPCPEDRLDEWARMRTHMSEDVPIGELSITPRQVDADRVRESDRAMTEQGWTKVRTMALGPDGAGRGYTELLVSAHDERVVVQDDTFVDRAYRGRGLGLRLKAANLGLLQETAGLLGPRRRVQTYCEQDNVAMRRTNARLGFRLVDELREYEGPVSPGAS; encoded by the coding sequence GTGGTGGACGTCGAGCGGATCGGGCCAGGGGACGAGCGCTTCGGGGCGTGGCACGCGGCGATCGCGGCGGCGTACGCCGAGGGTCGCGAGCCCGGCTGGTGGGAGTCGGTGGAGTCGGCGCGGGTCTACTTCGCGCGGGCCGAGAGCCGGACCCGGCACGTCGCGCTGGTGGCCACCGACGACGCCGGCGCGGTCGTGGGCGGGGCCGAGCTCTCCCTGCCGCTGGACGACGACGTGCACACCCTCGGCGTCGACCTGGGCGTGCCGGGGCCGCACCGGCACCGTGGCGTCGGCCAGGCCCTGTGGGAGGCCGTGCAGGAGGTCGCGGCCCAGGAGGGCCGGGCGGTCGCGCAGGCCGAGGTGCTGGTGCCCGACGGCGCCGAGGACTGGCCGGGCGCACGGTTCGCCGAGGCCCGCGGACTGCGCTGCCTCGAGCGCGAGCACCGGTTCGTGCTGGACCTGCCCGTGGCGCCCGAGCGGCTCGCGGCGCCGGCCACCGACGACCCCGACGACACCGAGGTCGTGTCCTGGGTCGGTCCGTGCCCGGAGGACCGGCTGGACGAGTGGGCGCGGATGCGGACGCACATGTCCGAGGACGTGCCGATCGGGGAGCTGAGCATCACCCCGCGGCAGGTCGACGCCGACCGGGTCCGCGAGTCCGACCGCGCGATGACCGAGCAGGGCTGGACCAAGGTCCGCACCATGGCCCTCGGCCCGGACGGCGCGGGGCGCGGCTACACCGAGCTCCTGGTCTCGGCCCACGACGAGCGGGTCGTGGTGCAGGACGACACCTTCGTGGACCGCGCGTACCGCGGACGCGGTCTGGGGCTGCGGCTCAAGGCGGCCAACCTGGGGCTGCTGCAGGAGACGGCCGGGCTGCTCGGGCCACGGCGGCGGGTGCAGACCTACTGCGAGCAGGACAACGTCGCGATGCGCCGCACCAACGCACGGCTGGGCTTCCGCCTCGTGGACGAGCTGCGGGAGTACGAGGGTCCGGTCAGCCCCGGCGCGAGCTGA
- the gabT gene encoding 4-aminobutyrate--2-oxoglutarate transaminase, translating into MSTGGPSLPQQRTLVTEIPGPESLARLDRKKAHVADGVGTTLPVFVVAAGGGVLVDVDGNSLIDLGSGIAVATVGNAAPGVVQRVVEQVQAFTHTCFMVTPYDGYVDVCEQLAEVTPGDHAKKSALFNSGAEAVENAVKIARVATGRDAVAVFDHAYHGRTNLTMAMTAKNMPYKNGFGPFAGEVYRAPMSYPFRDGLSGEEAAARAIDHLDKQVGADNLACLAIEPIQGEGGFVVPAPGFLPALAAWAADHGILFYADEIQSGFCRTGDWFASEHEGVVPDLLSLAKGIAGGLPLSAVTGRADVMDAVHAGGLGGTYGGNPVACAAGLGALAEMREHDLAARARAIGERMTARLHALQEAHPVIGDVRGRGAMMAIELTTPGTLDPEPARTAAVSAYCHQNGVVTLTCGTWGNVFRFLPPLSISDALLDEAFDVVAEAFAATA; encoded by the coding sequence ATGAGCACCGGAGGTCCCTCGCTGCCCCAGCAGCGCACGCTCGTCACCGAGATCCCCGGGCCGGAGTCCCTGGCCCGCCTGGACCGCAAGAAGGCCCACGTCGCCGACGGAGTGGGCACGACGCTACCGGTCTTCGTGGTCGCGGCGGGCGGCGGCGTGCTGGTCGACGTGGACGGCAACTCCCTGATCGACCTCGGCTCCGGCATCGCGGTCGCCACGGTGGGCAACGCCGCGCCGGGCGTGGTGCAGCGGGTGGTGGAGCAGGTGCAGGCCTTCACCCACACCTGCTTCATGGTCACGCCCTACGACGGGTACGTCGACGTCTGCGAGCAGCTGGCCGAGGTGACGCCGGGCGACCACGCCAAGAAGTCGGCGCTGTTCAACTCCGGCGCCGAGGCGGTGGAGAACGCCGTCAAGATCGCGCGCGTGGCCACGGGCCGCGACGCGGTGGCGGTCTTCGACCACGCCTACCACGGCCGCACCAACCTCACGATGGCGATGACGGCCAAGAACATGCCCTACAAGAACGGCTTCGGTCCGTTCGCGGGCGAGGTCTACCGGGCGCCGATGTCCTACCCGTTCCGCGACGGCCTGTCCGGCGAGGAGGCCGCGGCCCGCGCCATCGACCACCTCGACAAGCAGGTCGGCGCGGACAACCTCGCGTGCCTGGCCATCGAGCCGATCCAGGGCGAGGGCGGCTTCGTGGTCCCGGCGCCGGGCTTCCTGCCGGCGCTGGCCGCGTGGGCGGCCGACCACGGGATCCTGTTCTACGCCGACGAGATCCAGAGCGGCTTCTGCCGCACCGGCGACTGGTTCGCCTCCGAGCACGAGGGCGTCGTGCCCGACCTGCTCTCCCTGGCCAAGGGCATCGCCGGCGGGCTCCCGCTGTCCGCGGTCACCGGTCGCGCCGACGTCATGGACGCGGTGCACGCGGGCGGTCTGGGCGGGACCTACGGCGGCAACCCGGTCGCCTGCGCCGCGGGTCTCGGCGCCCTCGCCGAGATGCGCGAGCACGACCTCGCGGCCCGCGCCCGGGCCATCGGCGAGCGGATGACCGCCCGGCTGCACGCACTCCAGGAGGCGCACCCGGTCATCGGCGACGTGCGCGGTCGCGGCGCGATGATGGCCATCGAGCTGACCACGCCCGGCACGCTCGACCCCGAGCCGGCGCGCACGGCCGCGGTCTCGGCGTACTGCCACCAAAACGGCGTCGTCACCCTCACCTGCGGGACGTGGGGCAACGTGTTCCGGTTCCTGCCGCCGCTGTCGATCTCCGACGCGCTGCTCGACGAGGCCTTCGACGTGGTGGCGGAGGCGTTCGCCGCCACCGCGTGA
- a CDS encoding 1-deoxy-D-xylulose-5-phosphate reductoisomerase, with protein MRDVVILGSTGSIGTQALDIVRANPDRFRVVGLTAGGSQPELFEQQVAEFGPAYSGLGEDASTEAAAYACDVVLNGITGAVGLRPTLAALEAGNVLALANKESLIVGGPLVLERAAPGQIVPVDSEHSALAQCLRGGSAEEVRRLVLTASGGPFRGRSVEDLHDVTVEEALAHPTWDMGPVVTINSATLVNKGLEVIEAHLLFGVPIDRIEVVVHPTSVVHSMVEFVDGATLVQASPPTMLIPIALGLNWPDRVPDTAPAVDWTRPETWEFFPLDEEAFPAVALAKRAAELGGTAPAVYNAANEVCVDAFRRGRMAFTQIVPTVARVLAQHDVPSTPGRSLGVEDVLAADAWARTAADLGEPVVGEQGGSRG; from the coding sequence GTGCGCGACGTGGTGATCCTGGGCTCGACCGGCTCGATCGGCACCCAGGCCCTCGACATCGTCCGGGCCAACCCGGACCGGTTCCGCGTGGTCGGGCTGACCGCGGGTGGGAGCCAGCCCGAGCTGTTCGAGCAGCAGGTGGCGGAGTTCGGCCCGGCGTACTCCGGGCTGGGGGAGGACGCCTCGACCGAGGCCGCGGCGTACGCCTGCGACGTGGTGCTCAACGGCATCACCGGCGCGGTCGGGCTGCGGCCGACGCTGGCCGCGCTCGAGGCGGGCAACGTGCTCGCGCTGGCCAACAAGGAGAGCCTGATCGTCGGCGGCCCGCTGGTCCTCGAGCGCGCGGCGCCGGGACAGATCGTGCCCGTCGACTCCGAGCACAGCGCGCTGGCCCAGTGCCTGCGCGGCGGGTCGGCCGAGGAGGTGCGGCGGCTGGTGCTGACCGCGAGCGGCGGCCCGTTCCGCGGGCGCAGCGTCGAGGACCTGCACGACGTCACCGTGGAGGAGGCGCTGGCCCACCCCACGTGGGACATGGGCCCGGTCGTCACCATCAACTCCGCGACCCTGGTCAACAAGGGCCTCGAGGTCATCGAGGCGCACCTGCTGTTCGGCGTGCCGATCGACCGGATCGAGGTCGTCGTGCACCCGACGTCGGTGGTGCACTCCATGGTGGAGTTCGTGGACGGCGCGACGCTGGTCCAGGCCAGCCCCCCGACGATGCTGATCCCCATCGCGCTCGGGCTCAACTGGCCCGACCGGGTGCCCGACACCGCCCCCGCGGTCGACTGGACCAGACCGGAGACGTGGGAGTTCTTCCCCCTCGACGAGGAGGCGTTCCCCGCGGTGGCACTGGCCAAGCGGGCCGCGGAGCTCGGCGGGACGGCGCCTGCGGTCTACAACGCCGCCAACGAGGTGTGTGTGGATGCCTTCCGCAGGGGGAGGATGGCGTTCACGCAGATCGTGCCGACGGTGGCGCGTGTGCTCGCGCAGCACGACGTACCCTCGACCCCGGGTAGGTCGTTGGGGGTGGAGGACGTCCTCGCCGCCGACGCGTGGGCGCGCACGGCCGCCGACCTGGGGGAGCCGGTCGTGGGTGAGCAAGGGGGAAGCAGAGGGTGA